The Atribacterota bacterium genome segment AATCTTTTTCAAATATCAAGGCAATATTCTTTCCTTTTAATCTTTGTCTTTCTGTCCCGGCATATTTTGCTTTCTTTAACTCTATTGCCAAATCCAACAAAAACAGGATTTCTTTTTTTGAAAAATCTTTCAATGTAATTAAGTTGCGGTTTCTTAAATTAACTGGCATAATTATCCTCTTTCTTTTATCGGCCTCTTATTAGTCAGGGAAATGAATTAAAACTATATTAGTTACTATTTACCTCTATTTACTTAAAGAATAAAACAAATAATAAACAAAGTCAATCTGGCTAATACCTTTTTTATGTGGTAAAAAAATGATCATATCTGAAATAATATTTAAAACTGATGAACAAAAATGCCACTTCTTATTTTCGGCTCAAACCATGTTGATTTTGGGGGCATAATTTTTCCTTCATCGGAAACCTGCAGTACTTCTTTAATAGAAGTTGGAAAAATAGTAAAGGCAATATCTGCTCCCTGGTCTATCTTTTGTGATAATTGCTTCAAAGAATCTGTACCACCAATAAATTCAATATTTTTATTTTTTTGAGGATCATCAATACCTAAAAGTGGTCCTAAAACATAATCCTGTAGTATAGAAACATCCAAATCATCAATTATAGTTCGATCTATCTTATTTTCTTTATTTAATTTGAAAAATAACTTATACCATTGGCCTTTCAAATTCATACCAAACTCATGTTTTTTGCCAGGCAAAAATGGTTTATTCATAGAAATGTTCTTCACTTGAAAAATTTCTTTTAATTTATCCAAAAATAAATTGGCAGAAAATCCTGTTAATTTTTTTATCAACCGATGGTACCCTAAAATCTGAATTTGATCATGTGGTAATAGCACAGCTGGAAAATAAGAGTATTCTCCTTTTTTTAAAGCTGGTATTTCTTCTTTTTCTTTTCTTAGCCTTTTTGCGACCTCTGCTGCCGCAGCAGCACGGTGATGTCCATCGGCAATATACACAAATGGTATTTCTTTAAAAGCATTCTTTAATGATTTAATTGTATCTTCTTTATCAATTTTCCAGCATTTGTTTTTTACCTCATCTTCTTCGGAGATAAAATCATAAATTTTATTTTCAACTGTCATTGAATTTTGCAGAATTTCACCTACCCGAAAATTACTCTTATAAACTGTGAAGACACATCCAGTATGGGCTCGTACATTATAGATATGTTCAACTCTTCCCTGCCAGGCTCTTAACCTGATTTTTTCATGTTGTTTTATTATTCCTTTTTCATAATCATCTACCGTAAGACATGCTACAATTCCGGTTCTACAATAAAAACCATTAATTTGCTGATAAATATAAAAACAAGGTTTTGAATCTGTTTTCATTACTCCCTGTTCTATCATATTTGTTAAATTCCTGGCAGCTATCTCTGTAGCATTTCTTTGAGATAATACTTCTTCCCCGGATACAAGTGCTTCCGGTTTTATTACTCTTAAAAAAGAACAAGGATTTCTCTTAATTATTTCAACAGCTTTTTCACGACTCACAACATCATAAGGAGGAGAATTAACAAGGGATACCTTTTCCCCTACAGGCCTTAATGCTTTAAAAGGACTTATTTCAACCATTAAACTTCCTTCCTGGAAAACTCTTTATCATTCTTATACTCTTCAATTATACTCAAAATTTGTTGTCCTATCCGATACTGTGCTTCTTTAGTAGATCCACCAACATGAGGGGTTACAGAAATTTTTTCGTGCTGTATCAATTCAAAATTATCGCACGGTTCATGAATATAAACATCAACACCTGCTCCTGCAATTCCTCCGTTATCCAGGGCTTTCAACAGTGCCTTTTCGTTTACCAGATTACCCCGGGCAGTATTAATTAAAAAAGCGCTTTTTTTCATCTTTTTCAGTTCCGGTTCATCAATTAGATAATTTCCATTATCACTGGCAGGAACATGCAATGAAATAAAATCTGATTTTTCCAAAACTTCCGATAGGGTTGCAAACTTCCAATCCGGATTACTGTTAATAGGTCCCATAATATCAGTATATGTTATCCTCATACCCAGCACGCTGGCTTTTTGGGCTAAAAGCTGTCCTATTCTTCCCATTCCTACTATCCCTAAAATTTTTCCACTTAGTTCGATACCTTCACAGAGTTTTTTTGCCCATTTTCTCTCCCGCATGGTTAAGTTTGCAGGCACCATTCTTCTGGCCAGTGTAAACATATGGGCAAGTACCAGTTCGGCTACTGCTGAGCTACTCGCTTCAGGAGTATTTAAAGCTGTTATCCCTCTCTTTTTGGCATAAGCTACATCTATATTATCCATACCGACGCCTGCTCTTATAATAAGTTTGAGCACTCCGGTATCAGCTGCAGCATCAATAACCTCCCTGGTTACTTTTGTTGCTGAGCGTATGATTAGAATCTCGTTTTCCCTCACTTCCTTTAATAATGTATCCGGTTTATCAGGATTATCCCTGACAATAAAATTTCTTTCCTTTAACTCCTCAATTAAACCCGGGTCAACTTTATCTTTTATGAGGATTGTAATCATCTTTTATACCTCCTTTTTCAGGATTTCATCAATAACAGCCAATAGTTCTTCTATTTCTTCAATAGTGATGTCACCCATGTGAGCAATCCTGAATGTTTTCTCTTTTAACTTTCCATAGCCATTTGAGATGGCAAAACCCTTCATTCCTAAGATTTGATTAAGTTGCTGTACACTGATTCCCCGAGTATTTTCTATACATGTAACTGTATTGGAAGCATACTCTTCCTCAGGGAACAGTTTAAAATTATCATTAGCCCATTTTCTTACTATATTTGCCATCGCCATGTGCCTTTTAAACCGGTTTTCCATCCCTTCCTCAAAGATTAAATCTAACTGGTAATCCAAAGCAAACATATGAGAAAGAGAGGGAGTAGAAGGATACTGGTAATCCTTTTTTTTCATATATTCATATAGTTTTAATAAATCAAAATACATACCCCGGTATTTAACTTCTCTTGCCGCACTTATGGCTTTTTCGGAAATAGAGCATAAAGAAAGCCCTGGAGGTAATCCTAAACATTTTTGGCTTGAAGAAATACAAATATCAATACCCAGCTCATCTACCGGAATTGAAACTCCCCCTAAAGAGCTGACTGTATCAACACAGAATACTATCCCAGGATACTTTCGCATAACATCTGCTATTTCATTGATTGGATTCATTACCCCGGTAGATGTTTCATTATGAGTAATAGTAACAAGGTCGTATTCCCCACTTTTAATTACCTCATCTACCATAGCCCCTCTGGTCGGCTGGCCATATTCAACTTTAAAACAGTCTGCTTTAACTTGATTGGCTAAAGCCATTTCATACCATCTTTCACCAAAAGAACCACATGAAAAGACTGCCGCTTTCTTTCTGGTACAGGAACGGATAGCACCTTCCATCAATCCACTTCCTGATGATGTAGAAAGAAGTATTTCGCTGTCCGTAAACATCAGCTTTTGTAATTTCCGGCTAATTGACCGTTGTAAATCAGATGCTTCTTTGCCCCGATGGCCAATAAGAGGAGTAGACATCTTCTTTAATACAATGTCTTTTACTTCTGTAGGTCCTGGAATAAATAACTTTATCTGCATATATTTTACCATCCTTGTTTTTTCTTCTACTAATAAAAAACCCCAGTAGTTTATTATAAACTACTGGGGACGATGTTCTCTTCGCGGTGCCACCCCAATTTAGCTTAATTTGTCAAAACAACAAATAAAAATAAGCAATAAATCTGAGCCCTTCTTTTATATAACGCTTTCAGCGGTTTGAGGTAATCAGGTTTCCTTTATCTCAAACTATATTCAGATGGATTTCAGTCAATTCCCTGCTGATTTTTCACCTGTTTTCAGCTCTCTGAAAAAAAATTATGACTTACTGTTCTGAATTTCTGTCTTTTTATTTATTATTGAATTAATAATTGCCTAATAAAATAGCACTTTAGAGATATATTGTCAACTAAAAATATAAACATTGTGAATTAAAAATTAAAAGTGCACACTTTTTTAAATGATTCCAACTTTAAACTATTAATATAATTAATGTTTAAAACAACGATGTCCTGTGAAAACCATAATCATGCCCAGATTATTTACAGCTTTAATAACCTCATCATCCCTCTTGGAACCCCCGGGTTGAATTATTGCCCTGATGCCTGCCTTTCCTGCTTCTTCAATTCCGTCTGAAAAAGGGAAAAAAGCGTCAGAAGCTAAATAACTCCCACTAGCCAGTTTCCCTGCCTTTTGTACGGCAATTTTGACTGAATCTACTCTGCTCATCTGCCCTGCTCCCACACCAACTAATTGTTTATTAATTGACAGAACTATTGCATTTGATTTTACATGTTTTACAATTTTCCATCCTAATAGTAGTTCTTTTAACTCTTCCGGAACAGGTTTTTTTTCTGAAACAATTGTTAAATCATTTTCTGTAATGTTTTTTAAATCCCTATCCTGTAATAAAAAACCACCGGATACCTTCTTTATATCCTTCACATATCTGTCCTGAATACGTAGATCTCCAACCTGTAATAGCCGTCGATTCTTTTTGACTTTCAATATTTTCAGTGATTCCTGGCTATAAAAAGGAGCTACAATGGCTTCCACAAATGGTGTTTTATCTATCAATATGGCTAATTTTTCTTCCACTCTGCGATTAATACCTATAATACTTCCATAAGCAGATAGTGGGTCACCCTCATATGCTTTCTGATAGGCTTCTTCAATAGTATCCGCTGTAGCCAGTCCGCAGGGATTGGTATGTTTGATAAAAGTAACGGTGGGCTCATCAAAATCCTTTACAATTGCCATAGCTGCTTCCAAATCAACCAGATTATTGAAAGAAAGTTCCTTTCCGCTCAATAATTGGGCATTACCCAAATTTGCCTCTTCTACTATACTTTCACTATAAAAAGCGGCTTTTTGATGAGGGTTTTCTCCATACCTTAAATCTTCAGATTTTTTCCCGCCTAAAACCAGGTATTCAGGAAATGTACTTTCATTTGGCAGTATCTTCCTGGGCAAATATTTTGCAATCAAACTATCATAATAAGCGGTATGTTGAAATACTTTTACCGCCAGTTTTTCACGGGTGGATAAAGAAGTATTTCCATCAAAGCTTTCAAGTTCTTCCAAAATAACCTTATAGTCATCCGGGTCTACTGCAACTGTGACATCCTGATAATTTTTTGCTGATGCCCTTAACAATGAAGGTCCCCCGATATCAATATTTTCTATGGCATCTTCCAGAGAAACATCTTCTTTAAGTATAGTTTTTTCAAAGGGGTATAGATTGACAATAACTATCTGAATAGGGCTTATCTTCTGCTCCTGTAATTGTCTCTGATGTTCCGGATTATTGCTTTGGGCTAATAAACCGCCAAAAATAACCGGGTGTAAAGTTTTTACCCTGCCATCTAAAATTTCTGGAAATCCGGTCAAATCTGAGATTAATGTCACATTTATTCCTGATTCCTTTAATTTTTTTGCTGTTCCACCAGTAGAAATTATTTCATAACCTGCTTTGTTTAATCCTTTAGCTAATTTAACAATTCCTGTCTTATCAGAAACACTAATAATTGCTCTTTTTTGTTTTTCCACTTTTAATTCCCCTTTTTTTATTAATTACTATATGTTTTAAAAAATCTCCAGAAACTATAATCCCTTTTTCCCAATATCCTTTCGATAATACTTATTCTCAAATTCTATCTGTTCCAGGCCATCATAAGCGCTCTTGATAGCCTCGGATAAATTATCTGCCCATGAAGTAACACCTAAAACTCTTCCACCGGCAGTAATAATTTTTTGATCATCTTTTTTAGTCCCTGCATGAAACACTATAATATCATCCCTATCTGCTAATTTCTCTAAACCATGAATAGTTTTACCTTTTTCATATTCTCCGGGATATCCTGCAGAAGCCAAAACAACACAAGCCGAGGCTTGATCAATCCATTCAATATGAACCTTATCTAAATTCCCATTGATTACCGCCTGAATTATCTGAATTAAATCAGTTTTCAAAGAAGGAAGGATTACCTGTGTTTCCGGATCACCAAAACGGGCATTAAATTCCAACACTTTTGGACCATCAGAAGTAAGAATCAGACCTGCATACAAGACTCCTTTAAAAATTCTTCCTTCCTGAGCCATACCACTAATAGCGGGTTTAAATACATGTTCGAGAACCCATTTGCGGGTATCCTCTTCAAAAAATGCAACCGGTGAATAGGCTCCCATTCCACCGGTATTTGGCCCTTTGTCTCCTTCATTCAGCTTTTTATGATCCTGGGATGTAATCATGGGGACAATATTTATACCATCACTAAAAACCAGCATTGATACCTCTTCCCCGGCTAAATATTCTTCAATTATGATTTTATTGCCTGCCTGTCCATACTTTCTTTCCTTCATAATATGCGTTATTGCCTCTTCTGCCTGATTGAAGTTCTCAACAATAAAAACTCCCTTACCTGCGGCTAAACCATCTGCTTTTATTGCTAAAGGAAATGATTGTTTTTTTGAGTGAAAAATCGCTTTTTTATCATCATCAAAAACCTTGTACTTAGCAGTAGGAATAGAGTATTTATTCATAAGATACTTGGCAAAGACTTTACTGGATTCTATTTCAGCCGCTTCTCTGGTTGGACCAAAAATTGGATAACCATGTTCCTGAAACAGGTTAACAATCCCCAAAGACAAGGGTATTTCTGGTCCAACTATAGTCAAATCTATTTTTTTGTCATGAACGATTTTCAATAACCCTATAAAATCTTCTACCTCCACATTTATACATTCTGCAAGAGAATCTATGCCTGCATTACCCGGAGCACAATAAATCTTATCTACTTGCGGACTTTTAGCTAATTTCCAGATAATTGCATGCTCCCGTCCACCATTGCCAATAACTAATACTTTCAAAGCAATACCTCACATATTATTTTTTTATTAATTGAATTTGATTTAAGCCATACTCTCATATTTTACCTATAAACATTTAATCATGCAAATTATTACTAAACCACTCTACAGTCTTTTTCAGACCCTCCTCTATATTGTATTCAGCTTTCCAATCAAGATATTCTCTTGCCTTTTGACAATTGAGAATATTTTTCCTTAAGTCCCCGGACCTGGGAGGTCCATATTCAGGTTCCGCGGTAAATCCTATTATTTTTTTTAGATGGTAAAATAACTTGTTTACTGATATCCCCTGGCCTGTTCCAATATTAAAAGAATTAAAACCAGGTATAATAATTTGTTTTTTTAACTCTGCCCCTGTTGTTTTCTGGAATTTCTTTATAGATGATAAACAGGCATTGGCAACATCTTCTACATAGACATAATCTCTTATATACTCACCATCTCCATTTATAACAGGTACTCTATTGTTTAACATTTTTTGAATAAAAATAGCAATTACACCGGCTTCACCGTAAGGATCCTGTCTCGGCCCGTAAACATTTCCATAACGGAGAGCAAT includes the following:
- the purH gene encoding bifunctional phosphoribosylaminoimidazolecarboxamide formyltransferase/IMP cyclohydrolase, with protein sequence MEKQKRAIISVSDKTGIVKLAKGLNKAGYEIISTGGTAKKLKESGINVTLISDLTGFPEILDGRVKTLHPVIFGGLLAQSNNPEHQRQLQEQKISPIQIVIVNLYPFEKTILKEDVSLEDAIENIDIGGPSLLRASAKNYQDVTVAVDPDDYKVILEELESFDGNTSLSTREKLAVKVFQHTAYYDSLIAKYLPRKILPNESTFPEYLVLGGKKSEDLRYGENPHQKAAFYSESIVEEANLGNAQLLSGKELSFNNLVDLEAAMAIVKDFDEPTVTFIKHTNPCGLATADTIEEAYQKAYEGDPLSAYGSIIGINRRVEEKLAILIDKTPFVEAIVAPFYSQESLKILKVKKNRRLLQVGDLRIQDRYVKDIKKVSGGFLLQDRDLKNITENDLTIVSEKKPVPEELKELLLGWKIVKHVKSNAIVLSINKQLVGVGAGQMSRVDSVKIAVQKAGKLASGSYLASDAFFPFSDGIEEAGKAGIRAIIQPGGSKRDDEVIKAVNNLGMIMVFTGHRCFKH
- the purD gene encoding phosphoribosylamine--glycine ligase, translated to MKVLVIGNGGREHAIIWKLAKSPQVDKIYCAPGNAGIDSLAECINVEVEDFIGLLKIVHDKKIDLTIVGPEIPLSLGIVNLFQEHGYPIFGPTREAAEIESSKVFAKYLMNKYSIPTAKYKVFDDDKKAIFHSKKQSFPLAIKADGLAAGKGVFIVENFNQAEEAITHIMKERKYGQAGNKIIIEEYLAGEEVSMLVFSDGINIVPMITSQDHKKLNEGDKGPNTGGMGAYSPVAFFEEDTRKWVLEHVFKPAISGMAQEGRIFKGVLYAGLILTSDGPKVLEFNARFGDPETQVILPSLKTDLIQIIQAVINGNLDKVHIEWIDQASACVVLASAGYPGEYEKGKTIHGLEKLADRDDIIVFHAGTKKDDQKIITAGGRVLGVTSWADNLSEAIKSAYDGLEQIEFENKYYRKDIGKKGL
- a CDS encoding D-2-hydroxyacid dehydrogenase, yielding MITILIKDKVDPGLIEELKERNFIVRDNPDKPDTLLKEVRENEILIIRSATKVTREVIDAAADTGVLKLIIRAGVGMDNIDVAYAKKRGITALNTPEASSSAVAELVLAHMFTLARRMVPANLTMRERKWAKKLCEGIELSGKILGIVGMGRIGQLLAQKASVLGMRITYTDIMGPINSNPDWKFATLSEVLEKSDFISLHVPASDNGNYLIDEPELKKMKKSAFLINTARGNLVNEKALLKALDNGGIAGAGVDVYIHEPCDNFELIQHEKISVTPHVGGSTKEAQYRIGQQILSIIEEYKNDKEFSRKEV
- a CDS encoding alanine--glyoxylate aminotransferase family protein yields the protein MQIKLFIPGPTEVKDIVLKKMSTPLIGHRGKEASDLQRSISRKLQKLMFTDSEILLSTSSGSGLMEGAIRSCTRKKAAVFSCGSFGERWYEMALANQVKADCFKVEYGQPTRGAMVDEVIKSGEYDLVTITHNETSTGVMNPINEIADVMRKYPGIVFCVDTVSSLGGVSIPVDELGIDICISSSQKCLGLPPGLSLCSISEKAISAAREVKYRGMYFDLLKLYEYMKKKDYQYPSTPSLSHMFALDYQLDLIFEEGMENRFKRHMAMANIVRKWANDNFKLFPEEEYASNTVTCIENTRGISVQQLNQILGMKGFAISNGYGKLKEKTFRIAHMGDITIEEIEELLAVIDEILKKEV
- a CDS encoding DUF1015 family protein, with protein sequence MVEISPFKALRPVGEKVSLVNSPPYDVVSREKAVEIIKRNPCSFLRVIKPEALVSGEEVLSQRNATEIAARNLTNMIEQGVMKTDSKPCFYIYQQINGFYCRTGIVACLTVDDYEKGIIKQHEKIRLRAWQGRVEHIYNVRAHTGCVFTVYKSNFRVGEILQNSMTVENKIYDFISEEDEVKNKCWKIDKEDTIKSLKNAFKEIPFVYIADGHHRAAAAAEVAKRLRKEKEEIPALKKGEYSYFPAVLLPHDQIQILGYHRLIKKLTGFSANLFLDKLKEIFQVKNISMNKPFLPGKKHEFGMNLKGQWYKLFFKLNKENKIDRTIIDDLDVSILQDYVLGPLLGIDDPQKNKNIEFIGGTDSLKQLSQKIDQGADIAFTIFPTSIKEVLQVSDEGKIMPPKSTWFEPKIRSGIFVHQF